Proteins found in one Lycium ferocissimum isolate CSIRO_LF1 chromosome 6, AGI_CSIRO_Lferr_CH_V1, whole genome shotgun sequence genomic segment:
- the LOC132059345 gene encoding probable mediator of RNA polymerase II transcription subunit 26c has translation MDLDEFRLILSESKVSIWTMIDAAISVAAVDFNDELKHRRDGIVEKLYSTRRHQSVDDDVVNGQQHNNGERDMVMNNNNNNNSKSPLLTPESNHSNDDNKNIDVEVEEEEEDVDPYGGLFDDEQTQILTIKEQLEDPQLSDEDVVDLLQNLADMDITFQALKETDIGRHVNRLRKHPSNEVRRLVKMLVRKWKETVDDWVKLNQPEQHGSSNLIAADGDSPQQSVPKNQQNGHSQVPDFAYSPNPRNGSSSSDRNNSESEYKPKPVPQRNVTPARPLQSAPKPISAPAPSRPPPKESAIDLERLNSARRRLQENYQEAQNAKKQRTIQVMDIHEIPKPKNGFFAKNKGGFQGRHHR, from the exons ATGGATTTGGATGAATTTCGATTGATTTTATCGGAATCAAAAGTATCTATATGGACGATGATTGACGCTGCGATTTCCGTTGCTGCCGTTGACTTTAACGATGAATTGAAACATCGCCGTGACGGAATCGTTGAGAAGTTGTATTCCACGCGGCGCCACCAGAGCGTCGACGACGACGTCGTTAATGGTCAGCAGCATAATAACGGGGAGAGAGATATGgtgatgaataataataataataataatagtaagaGTCCTTTATTAACACCAGAGTCAAATCAtagtaatgatgataataagaatattgatgttgaagtagaagaagaggaagaagatgtaGATCCATATGGTGGATTGTTTGATGATGAACAAACTCAAATTCTTACTATCAAAGAACAACTTGAAGATCCACAACTA TCGGATGAGGATGTGGTTGACTTGCTTCAAAATCTAGCTGATATGGATATTACATTCCAAGCTCTCAAG GAAACTGATATCGGAAGGCATGTGAATCGACTGAGGAAGCATCCATCTAATGAAGTTAGGAGATTGGTGAAGATGCTTGTGAG AAAATGGAAAGAAACTGTTGATGATTGGGTTAAGTTAAACCAGCCTGAGCAACATGGGTCTTCAAATCTTATTG CTGCTGATGGAGATTCGCCCCAACAGAGTGTACCGAAGAATCAACAGAATGGTCATTCTCAG GTTCCTGACTTCGCATACTCACCGAATCCTCGAA ATGGGAGTTCGAGCTCGGACAGGAATAATTCAGAATCGGAGTACAAGCCTAAACCAGTTCCCCAGCGGAACGTAACCCCTGCTAGACCACTGCAGTCTGCACCTAAACCTATTTCTGCTCCTGCTCCAAGT AGACCTCCTCCAAAGGAATCAGCCATAGATCTTGAAAGGTTGAATTCAGCAAGAAGGCGGCTTCAGGAGAATTACCAAGAAGCACAAAATG CTAAAAAGCAAAGGACAATACAGGTGATGGATATTCATGAGATTCCAAAACCAAAGAACGGCTTCTTTGCCAAGAATAAAGGCGGCTTTCAAGGCAGGCATCATCGTTGA